The proteins below are encoded in one region of Cardinium endosymbiont of Culicoides punctatus:
- the recG gene encoding ATP-dependent DNA helicase RecG translates to MADFISKDIALLSGVGPDKAELLKNELHISTYEDLLRHYPFRYENRTYLSTVAELYAADNNSPFVSSGVQLQGCIVHLKKVEKGKKRLVAIFKDETGQIELIWFQNFSWIVKNIKPHIRYSVWSKLNLSPNGQRQLIHPEIKIFVNGQQELYSYIPVYSTTEKLRKSYLDSKGIVGLQRKLLNNLHVYETLPSYLLTKYKLFTLEKALRDIHFPTNATALRHAQRRLKFEELFYIQLKLLKLRQVRIEKQSSKSFEDLSLFNTFYEKHLPFSLTNSQKSVIREIHHDLISGKQMNRLLQGDVGSGKTIVAFLAMLMVISQGAQVAIMAPTEILAKQHFSRFYSFAQLLNLNIALLTGSTKKKEREHTLYKLKTGILHIIVGTHALISEGVSFKELGFFVIDEQHRFGVAQRAGLLSKNQNYVPHILIMTATPIPRTLAMTFYGDLDVSTISELPAGRRPIKTQHYYENSRLKLFQFLREQMSLGRQIYVVYPLIEESAVLDYNNLMAGYESISRAFPDVQIGIVHGKMDSFSRDMEMRRFEKNETTILVATTVIEVGINIPNATVMVIESAERFGLSQLHQLRGRVGRGSEQSYCILMTDYKLNKIGKARIETMVKTTNGFEISELDLKLRGPGDLMGLQQSGILNLKIANLSTDINILEAARESARKIIQEDPDFQSVDNLPIYKEYTRLVNKAGVWSMIG, encoded by the coding sequence ATGGCTGATTTTATTTCCAAAGATATAGCATTACTTTCTGGAGTTGGACCAGATAAGGCCGAATTGCTTAAAAATGAGCTTCACATAAGTACTTATGAAGATTTATTAAGACATTATCCATTCCGTTACGAAAACAGAACGTATCTATCTACTGTAGCTGAGCTATATGCTGCTGACAATAATAGTCCCTTTGTTTCTTCTGGTGTACAATTACAAGGATGCATTGTACATCTTAAAAAAGTAGAAAAGGGTAAAAAAAGATTAGTAGCTATTTTCAAAGATGAAACCGGTCAAATTGAACTTATATGGTTTCAGAATTTTTCCTGGATCGTAAAAAATATAAAACCCCATATACGTTATAGCGTTTGGTCTAAACTTAATCTTTCACCTAATGGTCAAAGGCAACTTATTCATCCAGAAATTAAAATTTTTGTGAATGGCCAACAGGAATTGTACAGTTATATTCCTGTATACAGTACTACTGAAAAGCTGAGAAAAAGTTATTTAGATTCTAAGGGGATTGTTGGATTACAAAGGAAGTTACTTAATAACCTACATGTCTATGAAACACTTCCATCTTATTTGTTGACTAAATATAAGTTATTTACTCTAGAAAAAGCTTTAAGAGATATTCATTTTCCTACCAATGCAACAGCATTAAGGCATGCGCAAAGAAGACTAAAGTTTGAAGAGCTATTTTACATTCAGCTAAAATTGCTTAAGCTAAGACAGGTTCGCATAGAAAAACAAAGCAGTAAATCTTTCGAGGATTTATCGTTGTTTAATACATTTTATGAAAAACATTTACCTTTTTCCTTAACCAATTCGCAAAAGAGCGTAATTCGGGAGATACATCATGACCTTATTTCTGGGAAACAAATGAATAGGTTATTGCAGGGTGATGTAGGGAGTGGAAAAACCATTGTTGCATTTTTGGCTATGCTTATGGTCATTTCCCAAGGAGCTCAAGTAGCTATTATGGCACCTACCGAAATATTGGCTAAACAACACTTTTCCCGTTTTTATTCTTTTGCCCAGTTGCTGAATTTAAATATTGCTTTGCTTACAGGTAGTACTAAAAAAAAGGAGCGGGAACATACCTTATACAAACTTAAAACTGGAATATTACATATTATAGTAGGCACACATGCATTAATCAGTGAGGGTGTTTCCTTTAAAGAACTTGGTTTCTTTGTAATAGATGAACAGCATCGTTTTGGTGTGGCTCAACGTGCTGGTCTTTTAAGTAAAAATCAAAATTACGTACCGCATATTTTAATTATGACAGCTACGCCTATTCCAAGAACGTTAGCCATGACTTTCTATGGAGACCTAGACGTTTCTACTATTTCTGAACTACCAGCAGGTAGAAGGCCTATTAAAACCCAACATTATTACGAAAACTCCAGATTAAAACTTTTTCAATTTTTAAGAGAACAGATGTCTTTAGGAAGACAAATCTATGTGGTTTATCCCCTAATAGAAGAATCTGCTGTGTTAGATTATAATAATCTAATGGCTGGTTATGAAAGTATCTCTAGGGCCTTTCCGGATGTTCAGATTGGTATCGTGCATGGTAAGATGGATTCATTTTCCAGAGATATGGAAATGCGACGTTTTGAAAAAAATGAAACGACTATTCTAGTTGCTACAACTGTAATAGAAGTGGGTATTAATATACCTAATGCAACAGTAATGGTTATAGAAAGTGCAGAACGATTTGGTTTATCTCAATTGCATCAGTTAAGGGGTAGGGTTGGCCGTGGTAGTGAACAGTCTTATTGCATTTTAATGACGGACTATAAATTAAATAAAATAGGTAAGGCACGCATTGAAACCATGGTTAAAACAACTAATGGCTTTGAAATATCAGAATTAGATCTTAAACTTCGTGGTCCAGGTGATTTGATGGGATTGCAACAAAGTGGGATCCTGAATCTAAAGATTGCCAATTTGTCTACGGATATAAATATTTTAGAGGCGGCACGTGAATCAGCTAGAAAAATTATTCAAGAAGACCCAGATTTCCAATCTGTAGATAACTTGCCAATTTATAAAGAATACACTAGATTAGTCAACAAAGCTGGAGTATGGAGTATGATAGGTTAG
- a CDS encoding carboxypeptidase M32, translating into MDKFSHVSLLRQIERLLGWDQQTYMPADAIKIRSKQIAYIAGLAHTEATSNAYKKALGQMIDIETEEIKLEELTSVQKINLREWARDFKRMVKLPQHFIEKFYTVTTQATESWKEAKRSNNFSLFSPWFEKVVTLNRKMADLLGYKDSPYDALIDLYEPGVTTATLSTLFGDLAHFLRNLVKKTNGKDSPYISYFKHDFVWEDQMQLNHFLLELMGISKKNARLDLAIHPFCSGIHPSDVRMTTNLDGGLLENIFAVLHEGGHALYELGLPQEEWATPSGQAVSMGLHESQSRWWEVMIGQSLPFWKYVYPKLQAQFKQIRNLSLLEFYSHINHVQPSYIRIYADEVTYPLHVILRFEIEKQLIEGSITVADVPNMWNGKMQDLLGITPKNDTEGCLQDIHWSGGSFGYFPTYALGNIYAAQYFETFAHTFPDWETKVANGSLGFIKDWLREHIHKFGRMYNSEESLKRVTGRSISVQPYKDYITKKYNQILI; encoded by the coding sequence TTGGACAAGTTTAGCCATGTTTCATTACTTCGTCAAATAGAACGGTTGTTGGGATGGGATCAACAAACTTATATGCCTGCTGATGCTATTAAAATTCGTTCTAAGCAGATTGCATATATTGCAGGATTGGCCCATACGGAGGCAACCAGCAATGCGTATAAAAAGGCACTAGGTCAGATGATTGACATTGAAACAGAGGAAATTAAACTAGAAGAATTGACTTCCGTTCAAAAAATAAATCTCAGAGAATGGGCTAGAGACTTTAAGCGGATGGTTAAATTACCACAACATTTTATTGAAAAATTCTATACTGTAACCACACAAGCAACAGAGAGCTGGAAAGAGGCAAAACGGTCAAATAATTTTTCATTATTTAGCCCATGGTTTGAGAAAGTTGTAACGCTTAATAGAAAAATGGCGGATTTGTTGGGTTACAAAGATAGCCCTTATGATGCACTTATCGATCTATATGAGCCAGGTGTAACGACGGCTACTTTATCTACTCTTTTTGGTGATCTTGCTCATTTTTTACGTAATCTTGTCAAAAAAACGAATGGCAAAGATAGCCCCTATATCTCTTATTTTAAACATGATTTTGTCTGGGAAGACCAAATGCAACTAAATCATTTTCTTTTGGAACTAATGGGTATTAGTAAGAAAAATGCTAGGTTGGATCTTGCTATACATCCCTTTTGTAGTGGCATACACCCATCTGACGTAAGAATGACGACCAATTTAGATGGAGGACTATTGGAAAATATTTTTGCTGTATTACACGAAGGAGGTCATGCACTTTATGAATTAGGACTTCCTCAAGAAGAATGGGCCACTCCTTCCGGTCAAGCTGTTTCCATGGGATTGCATGAAAGTCAATCTAGGTGGTGGGAAGTTATGATTGGTCAATCTCTTCCGTTTTGGAAATACGTATATCCTAAATTACAAGCACAATTTAAGCAAATTAGAAATCTATCTCTGTTAGAATTTTACAGCCATATAAACCATGTTCAACCTTCCTATATCCGTATTTATGCCGATGAAGTTACTTATCCATTGCATGTTATTCTAAGATTTGAAATAGAAAAACAGTTAATTGAAGGAAGTATTACTGTAGCAGATGTCCCAAATATGTGGAATGGTAAAATGCAAGATCTATTGGGTATTACACCTAAAAACGATACAGAAGGCTGCTTGCAAGATATTCATTGGTCTGGAGGTTCTTTCGGCTATTTCCCAACTTATGCCTTAGGAAATATCTATGCTGCACAATATTTTGAAACCTTTGCTCATACTTTCCCTGACTGGGAAACAAAAGTAGCCAATGGTTCATTGGGATTTATTAAAGATTGGTTGCGAGAACATATTCATAAATTTGGTAGAATGTATAATTCAGAGGAAAGTTTAAAACGAGTTACAGGTCGTTCCATATCCGTACAACCATATAAAGACTATATAACGAAAAAATATAACCAGATTCTTATTTAA
- a CDS encoding valine--tRNA ligase, whose amino-acid sequence MTISPLPQYYNFLEREKHWQDFWIKKNVYAWDPKSSREDTFVVDTPPPTVSGNLHIGHACSYTQADFIVRFQRMLGKNIFYPIGFDDNGLPTERLVEKQKNVRATNLSREDFIALCQEVVAVEEEKFRVLFKSMALSVDWALEYQTISPPSRKLSQMSFLDLLAKGEIYRSEQPMLWDPVDGTALAQADIEDKERDSYMNDIIFHHEPTHEPLHIATTRPELLPACVALFFHPDDARYQHLLHSYAITPLFNIRVPIRADSLVQPDKGTGLVMCCTFGDQTDILWWKKHQLPTKIILNKQGIITADHAGPIKGLKVTAARATIIERLKEESLLVKQTKITQFVKCAERSGAPLEILTTPQWFIRTLEHKEALLTKTNELQWHPASMKHRLDTWINGISWDWCISRQRYFGVPFPVWYAKRSGEEGKILLPTIDQLPVNPLIDLPIGYTKEEVEPDYDVMDTWATSSISPQLSSQAISNNFSIDYKRHSQLFPMDLRPQAHEIIRTWAFYTLLKAHLHEDRLPWKNIMINGWCLAPDRDKMSKSKGNIIAPETLLHQYGADVIRYWSASARLGADTCYCENVMKNGKRLITKLWNAGKFIAQHFPKIDHGVRIISLSACQEKITHTLDKWLLHFLAILVEEVRTDLLAYGYTEALERIEKFFWSVFCDDYLEMSKSRAYNEDHVNDSGQWSAILTLYHTFYCLLQLFAPILPHITEELAQRLYPHKESIHTRGSWPSLQFNSGLSSDQVNQVDQLREVMNLVRKAKADHKLSIKAPIQLLTISGSSLTEDLLQDLKTVSSAREILFATTLDDPYFQVKGKQCSISVQFE is encoded by the coding sequence ATGACAATATCCCCACTACCACAATACTATAATTTTCTAGAACGTGAAAAACATTGGCAGGATTTTTGGATCAAGAAAAATGTATATGCTTGGGATCCAAAATCTTCTCGAGAAGATACCTTTGTGGTAGATACACCTCCTCCTACCGTCTCTGGTAATCTACACATAGGCCATGCTTGTAGCTATACCCAAGCGGATTTTATAGTCCGTTTTCAGCGTATGTTGGGAAAAAATATTTTTTATCCAATAGGATTTGATGATAATGGTTTGCCTACAGAACGTTTGGTTGAAAAGCAAAAAAATGTTCGGGCTACTAATCTAAGTAGAGAAGATTTTATAGCACTGTGTCAAGAAGTCGTTGCTGTTGAAGAGGAGAAATTTAGAGTTCTTTTTAAAAGTATGGCTCTTTCCGTTGATTGGGCACTAGAATACCAAACCATCAGTCCACCATCTCGTAAGCTATCACAAATGTCTTTTTTAGATCTGCTTGCAAAAGGAGAAATATACCGGAGTGAACAACCCATGTTGTGGGATCCGGTAGATGGAACTGCGCTAGCACAGGCAGATATTGAAGATAAGGAGAGAGATTCCTATATGAATGACATTATTTTCCATCATGAGCCTACACATGAACCTTTGCATATAGCTACTACTAGACCTGAGCTTTTACCAGCTTGTGTAGCCCTATTCTTTCATCCAGATGATGCCCGATATCAACACCTATTACATAGCTATGCCATTACCCCTCTATTTAATATACGTGTGCCTATACGAGCAGATAGCCTAGTCCAACCAGATAAAGGAACAGGATTGGTTATGTGTTGTACATTTGGAGATCAAACGGACATCTTATGGTGGAAGAAACACCAGCTTCCTACTAAAATTATACTTAATAAACAGGGTATCATTACAGCCGACCATGCTGGTCCAATTAAAGGACTTAAGGTAACAGCAGCACGCGCAACAATTATAGAACGATTAAAAGAGGAATCTTTATTGGTTAAGCAAACCAAGATTACACAATTTGTAAAATGTGCAGAACGATCTGGAGCCCCCTTAGAAATCCTTACTACCCCTCAATGGTTTATACGAACCTTGGAGCATAAAGAAGCACTTTTGACTAAGACCAATGAGCTACAATGGCATCCTGCTTCTATGAAGCATAGACTCGATACATGGATAAATGGTATTTCTTGGGATTGGTGTATCAGCCGCCAACGCTATTTTGGTGTTCCTTTTCCTGTTTGGTATGCTAAACGCAGTGGCGAAGAGGGTAAGATTTTATTGCCAACTATAGATCAATTACCCGTAAATCCTTTGATAGACTTGCCAATAGGTTATACAAAAGAGGAAGTAGAACCAGACTATGATGTGATGGATACCTGGGCAACGAGTAGTATTTCTCCGCAGCTTTCTAGTCAAGCCATTAGCAATAATTTTAGCATAGACTATAAAAGACATAGTCAGTTATTTCCAATGGATTTACGTCCTCAGGCCCATGAAATCATACGTACTTGGGCTTTTTATACATTACTCAAAGCACATCTCCATGAAGATCGTTTACCTTGGAAAAATATAATGATCAATGGCTGGTGTTTGGCTCCAGATAGAGATAAAATGTCAAAATCAAAGGGGAATATTATTGCCCCAGAAACACTTTTACATCAATATGGTGCAGATGTAATACGTTATTGGTCTGCTAGTGCCCGTTTAGGAGCAGACACATGTTATTGTGAAAATGTAATGAAAAATGGCAAGCGACTTATAACCAAATTATGGAATGCTGGTAAGTTTATTGCACAACACTTTCCTAAAATAGACCATGGGGTACGCATCATTTCACTCTCAGCGTGCCAGGAAAAGATTACACATACACTAGATAAATGGCTTTTGCATTTCCTAGCCATATTGGTAGAAGAAGTACGAACCGATCTATTAGCCTATGGCTATACAGAAGCATTAGAACGTATAGAAAAGTTCTTCTGGTCTGTTTTTTGTGATGATTACCTTGAGATGAGTAAATCTAGAGCCTACAATGAAGATCATGTCAACGATTCAGGTCAGTGGAGTGCTATTCTAACACTTTACCATACCTTTTATTGTCTCTTGCAACTTTTTGCACCCATTTTACCACATATTACGGAAGAGCTTGCTCAGCGTCTCTATCCTCATAAAGAATCTATCCATACAAGGGGGAGTTGGCCTAGTTTGCAGTTTAACAGTGGATTAAGCAGTGATCAAGTAAACCAAGTTGATCAACTTAGAGAAGTTATGAATTTGGTTAGAAAAGCCAAAGCAGATCATAAATTATCTATAAAAGCGCCTATTCAATTACTGACTATTAGTGGTAGCAGTTTAACAGAAGATTTATTACAAGATCTTAAAACAGTCTCTTCTGCAAGAGAGATTCTATTTGCAACAACATTAGATGATCCATATTTTCAGGTAAAAGGGAAGCAGTGTTCCATATCTGTGCAGTTTGAGTAA